The Ranitomeya imitator isolate aRanImi1 chromosome 3, aRanImi1.pri, whole genome shotgun sequence genome has a window encoding:
- the OLIG1 gene encoding oligodendrocyte transcription factor 1 has protein sequence MQICRFIENREKMMRHCPGDVPGGKVTLEHSSVFRHPPSLLTTNESRDKILSAVSLHRCGRQNREVKEEQQQLRKKINSRERKRMQDLNLAMDALREVIMPYSATHCQSSPGRKLSKIATLLLARNYILLLGSSLQELRRIIGDMSGPGPRLLLAGLPLFATPGSVFFSPSSGANSGEPHRSSKLHSLSLEEQHCSAFTVPGGSSLCACTVCRFTHFIPTSLNLKAIQLSK, from the coding sequence ATGCAGATCTGCAGGTTCATAGAAAACAGAGAGAAGATGATGAGACATTGTCCAGGTGACGTGCCGGGTGGCAAAGTTACCCTAGAACATTCGTCTGTTTTCAGGCACCCTCCTTCTCTTCTAACCACGAATGAGAGCAGAGACAAGATTCTGTCCGCTGTTAGTCTGCACAGATGTGGAAGGCAGAACAGAGAAGTGAAAGAAGAGCAGCAGCAGCTGAGAAAGAAGATAAACAGTAGAGAAAGGAAGAGAATGCAAGACTTGAACTTGGCCATGGATGCCTTAAGAGAGGTCATCATGCCCTACTCTGCAACTCACTGCCAGAGCTCACCTGGAAGAAAATTGTCTAAGATTGCCACTCTACTGCTGGCCAGGAACTATATACTGTTACTGGGAAGTTCTCTCCAAGAATTGCGCAGGATCATTGGAGACATGAGTGGCCCTGGACCCAGGTTGTTACTGGCAGGCTTGCCCTTATTTGCTACTCCTGGGTCAGTGTTCTTCTCGCCCAGCTCTGGTGCCAACAGTGGGGAGCCTCATCGGTCCAGCAAGTTGCACTCACTTTCCCTGGAGGAACAGCACTGCTCAGCATTCACAGTACCTGGGGGAAGCAGTCTTTGCGCCTGCACCGTCTGTAGATTCACTCACTTCATTCCGACCAGCCTCAATTTAAAAGCCATTCAACTATCCAAATGA